A genome region from Streptomyces sp. SAI-135 includes the following:
- a CDS encoding SMI1/KNR4 family protein, which translates to MTQMDLSAFEREWTRFESWLQVNSPADHAMLRRPAVPERLIELESRLGFDLHPELRALLQHHDGAAGPVAVPGPRRPLPAGAFLPLGHRLSGVDDIASMYDMIVDVGEDNIDADLWEDDALAVNLHRCVPFALPNDGGVAFVDHRPGPSYGHVHEMGIGSGDLDGTLWATSLTQLFSTLADALESDGPFLHYWPTPFEDSSGHRCLEWQIRT; encoded by the coding sequence ATGACACAGATGGATCTTTCTGCGTTCGAGCGTGAGTGGACTCGCTTTGAGTCCTGGCTCCAGGTGAACTCGCCCGCTGATCACGCCATGTTGCGAAGGCCAGCGGTCCCCGAGCGGCTCATCGAGCTGGAGTCGCGGCTCGGCTTCGATCTGCATCCGGAGCTCAGGGCACTGCTGCAGCACCATGATGGAGCCGCTGGACCTGTTGCCGTTCCTGGCCCCCGCAGGCCCCTTCCCGCTGGTGCATTTCTTCCGCTGGGGCACCGGCTCAGCGGCGTGGACGACATCGCGTCGATGTACGACATGATCGTGGACGTTGGCGAAGACAACATCGATGCTGACCTGTGGGAGGACGATGCACTGGCCGTAAATCTGCATCGCTGCGTGCCGTTCGCGCTTCCCAACGACGGCGGGGTTGCCTTTGTCGACCACCGGCCCGGCCCCTCATATGGTCACGTGCATGAGATGGGCATCGGGTCCGGAGACCTGGACGGGACCCTATGGGCAACCAGTCTGACGCAGCTGTTCAGCACCTTGGCCGACGCGTTGGAATCTGACGGTCCGTTCCTCCACTACTGGCCCACACCTTTCGAAGACTCGTCAGGCCACCGCTGCTTGGAGTGGCAGATCCGAACCTGA
- a CDS encoding SDR family NAD(P)-dependent oxidoreductase produces the protein MQESNHKTALVIGASRTLGLALATELARRGWDVIGTVRGDRRTGLHDLVDSSDGRVTVEHVDTTKPEQISALRDRLSGRDLDLLFVNAGIAHANIPVSEVTIESFTEVMVTNALSPMRVIETLGPLVIETGMIAVMSSRQGSLTMNTNGGNEVYRASKSALNQLMRSYAARNADDPRTLLLVNPGWVRTGLGGPGALLEIDESIPGVVNTLEARAGERGLHFVDYENQVLPW, from the coding sequence GTGCAAGAGTCGAACCACAAGACCGCCCTCGTCATCGGCGCCTCCCGGACCTTGGGGCTCGCGCTGGCCACCGAACTCGCGCGACGCGGCTGGGACGTCATCGGCACGGTGCGAGGCGACCGACGCACGGGCCTGCACGACCTGGTCGACTCCTCGGACGGCCGGGTGACCGTGGAGCACGTGGACACCACCAAACCGGAGCAGATCTCCGCCCTGCGCGACCGGCTGTCGGGACGCGACCTGGACCTGCTGTTCGTCAACGCGGGCATCGCCCACGCGAACATCCCCGTCAGCGAGGTCACCATCGAGTCGTTTACGGAGGTCATGGTCACCAACGCGCTCAGCCCCATGCGGGTGATCGAGACGCTCGGCCCGCTGGTCATAGAGACCGGAATGATCGCCGTCATGTCCTCTCGCCAGGGCAGCCTGACCATGAACACCAACGGCGGCAACGAGGTCTACCGCGCCAGCAAGTCCGCCCTCAACCAGCTCATGCGCAGCTACGCCGCCCGCAACGCCGACGACCCGCGCACCCTACTGCTGGTAAACCCCGGCTGGGTGCGCACCGGGCTCGGCGGCCCCGGAGCCCTGCTGGAGATCGACGAGAGCATCCCCGGCGTCGTGAACACCCTGGAGGCGCGCGCCGGCGAGAGGGGGCTGCACTTCGTCGACTACGAGAACCAGGTCCTGCCCTGGTGA
- a CDS encoding TetR/AcrR family transcriptional regulator translates to MSDQRPRTGRPRSEQARTAVLHAVDDLLVEVGYAALTMKGIAERAGVGRQTVYRWWSTKAEILFEAAITDAIKELIKQPQPTTLEDVITYLEAVESFLTTSPAGAAYRALLGEAQHDSAVAQLVGSAALFDGPARAVLSRGISRGDISSTTPLDAAIAVLTGPAFYLAVTGADRLRIPAHALASALLAAVRELSPTASMDA, encoded by the coding sequence GTGAGTGACCAGAGACCACGGACCGGGCGACCGCGCAGCGAGCAAGCGAGAACAGCGGTCCTGCACGCAGTCGACGACCTGCTGGTCGAGGTCGGCTACGCGGCATTGACGATGAAAGGCATCGCCGAACGGGCAGGTGTCGGTCGCCAGACTGTCTACCGCTGGTGGTCGACCAAAGCGGAGATCTTGTTCGAGGCAGCCATCACTGACGCGATCAAAGAACTCATCAAACAACCTCAGCCGACCACACTCGAAGACGTGATTACCTATCTCGAAGCCGTCGAGAGCTTCTTGACGACTTCACCCGCGGGCGCCGCATATCGCGCACTCTTGGGCGAAGCGCAGCACGACTCTGCTGTCGCGCAACTCGTGGGCTCGGCTGCTCTGTTCGATGGACCGGCTCGTGCAGTTCTGAGTCGCGGAATCAGCCGAGGTGACATTTCCTCGACGACTCCCCTCGATGCGGCAATTGCGGTTTTGACCGGACCAGCCTTCTACCTGGCGGTGACAGGAGCCGACAGGCTGCGTATTCCCGCTCACGCGCTGGCCTCGGCGTTGCTCGCGGCTGTCCGCGAGCTGTCGCCCACGGCGTCCATGGACGCATGA
- a CDS encoding helix-turn-helix domain-containing protein, with protein MTTDAFLADCRARLAFDLLSNTWNAVVLWALRDGPRRPVELRERIGGISSKVLTETLRRLQSNGLVERRAHPGAPPRVDYQLTALGRTLLAPIDAVGAWAFEHGDEVMAAQEAECTAAQCPSE; from the coding sequence GTGACGACCGACGCTTTCCTCGCCGACTGCCGTGCTCGCCTGGCCTTCGACCTCCTGTCCAACACCTGGAACGCCGTGGTCCTCTGGGCCTTGCGCGACGGTCCCAGACGTCCGGTCGAACTACGCGAGCGGATCGGAGGGATCAGCTCCAAGGTCCTCACTGAGACTCTGCGGCGCTTGCAGTCCAACGGACTGGTGGAGCGGCGGGCACACCCCGGAGCGCCACCGCGCGTTGACTACCAACTCACCGCCCTGGGCCGGACTTTGTTGGCGCCCATCGACGCAGTCGGAGCGTGGGCCTTCGAGCATGGCGATGAGGTCATGGCAGCCCAGGAAGCCGAATGTACCGCCGCCCAGTGCCCCTCAGAGTGA
- a CDS encoding NAD(P)-binding domain-containing protein, translating to MRIGVLGTGNMADALATHWVRAGHDVAVGGRDMHKAERLATRLGGSAKPVSLHAAAEFGQVVLSALPFGAGTSVVRELRAVMDGKVLIDCCNPVGPGFRLLTQSGLSAAQQLAAAAPGTHVVKAFNLCHEDVWRMSPPIFDGRRLAVPVCGDDETALALVHELVRHVGCEPVAGGSLERAGLLEATAALFIGLWIGEGADVQAIAPPLAYAAGPRDGEPQTTEKAFRQEF from the coding sequence ATGAGAATCGGCGTACTTGGCACGGGCAACATGGCGGACGCGCTCGCCACCCACTGGGTCCGGGCCGGGCACGACGTGGCCGTCGGAGGACGGGACATGCACAAGGCGGAGCGGCTCGCGACGCGCCTCGGGGGCAGCGCGAAGCCTGTCAGCCTGCATGCGGCGGCCGAATTCGGTCAGGTGGTGCTGTCTGCGCTGCCCTTCGGCGCGGGTACGAGCGTGGTGCGGGAACTACGAGCGGTCATGGACGGCAAGGTGCTGATCGACTGTTGCAATCCGGTCGGGCCGGGCTTCCGGCTGCTGACACAGAGCGGCCTGTCGGCCGCACAGCAACTGGCCGCGGCGGCACCAGGAACCCATGTGGTCAAGGCGTTCAATCTCTGCCACGAGGACGTGTGGCGTATGTCGCCGCCCATCTTCGACGGGCGCCGACTGGCCGTTCCGGTCTGTGGAGACGACGAAACGGCTCTCGCCCTCGTACACGAGTTGGTGCGGCATGTCGGCTGCGAACCCGTGGCCGGCGGCTCTCTTGAACGAGCCGGACTCCTGGAAGCGACCGCGGCACTCTTCATCGGGCTCTGGATCGGCGAGGGGGCCGATGTCCAGGCCATCGCACCCCCACTGGCCTATGCCGCCGGACCGAGAGACGGGGAACCACAAACCACCGAAAAGGCTTTTCGTCAGGAGTTCTAA